Proteins from a genomic interval of Flammeovirgaceae bacterium SG7u.111:
- a CDS encoding glycoside hydrolase family 31 protein encodes MKKNNRIFKLNRLLGYSAILSLLLFSCQTHFKYEVQKTAHGVVVQMDSTTIQVEIMDEAIVHITKTLRGEEKASLPDYVTVLEPQNVPWDFSETQEQVAISTAVLDILVNSDGTIIYRDKAGKELLAETNELSYINPQGEEHTVSQAFYAGDEALYGLGQYQSGIMNWKNVPIRLQQYNQEIAIPFLVSTNGYGIYWHNYSLTDFNSPQNEVQFGAASMVESAKDEQVAPVDGEKENVAAYASKENIEKNIRETTFTPTKTGEYTFMALSDNNGRMRGEIRVTINGDDIINYSTIWMPRRYSGRKQLEAGKTYKVVFQNTGAKIPGRLFYNEPDYNKTVFSSRKGNAIDYYFVQGENPAEVISLNHELTGKTPMFPKSAYGFWQCRERYHDQEELLVNAREMRERKIPFDNIVQDWFYWPKGTKGPEWDRMKYPDPKAMVDELKALNLNLMVSVWPEVKNDGIEERYGLDKIESSNYIDIYDPEIREGFYQALSDSMFQFGVNSIWLDGTEPEGVKDTKVNTAVGLYEEVQNPYSLEVTRAVYEGRRKEFPNERVFNLTRSAYSGQQRYGATSWSGDVEASWEQFSEQIAAGLNFTMAGVPYWSHDIGGFFRDSKSINPEFDSQYTNLEYIELLTRWFQFGTFSPIFRIHGYVSETEIWRYGQEFEDMARKFIDVRYQLMPYIYSEAWKIHKDGHVLMSPLAYYYPNDKNTWGIKDQLFFGESIMVGFVTDYKQRNKDIYLPEGKWFNFWTNEQTLGGKTITVAAPFDETPIFIKAGSIIPMGPKVQFATQQFDDPLQLHVYSGADGSYELYTDEGESYAYENGVYSIIPMKYVEAEKKLILEEAIGEYLDYQSVPQEFTLFFDGEKLETGVSYKGAKIEVELAGK; translated from the coding sequence ATGAAAAAGAATAACAGAATATTCAAATTAAACAGGTTGTTAGGCTATTCGGCCATCCTCTCTCTTCTGCTCTTTAGCTGCCAAACACACTTCAAATATGAAGTGCAAAAAACAGCTCATGGTGTAGTTGTCCAAATGGACAGCACCACAATTCAGGTTGAGATAATGGATGAGGCAATTGTTCACATCACAAAAACTTTAAGAGGTGAAGAAAAAGCTTCTTTACCCGATTACGTAACCGTTTTAGAGCCGCAGAACGTACCGTGGGACTTTTCAGAAACGCAGGAGCAAGTAGCAATCAGCACCGCTGTTTTAGACATTCTAGTCAATAGCGATGGAACGATCATTTACCGCGACAAGGCTGGGAAAGAGCTTTTGGCAGAAACAAATGAGCTGTCCTATATAAATCCCCAGGGTGAAGAGCATACCGTTTCCCAAGCATTTTATGCTGGAGATGAAGCTCTGTATGGCTTGGGGCAGTACCAAAGTGGCATCATGAACTGGAAAAATGTACCTATTCGCTTGCAGCAGTACAATCAGGAAATTGCCATTCCATTTTTGGTTTCTACCAATGGCTATGGTATTTACTGGCACAATTACAGTCTTACTGACTTTAATAGCCCACAAAATGAGGTTCAGTTTGGCGCTGCCAGTATGGTAGAGAGTGCAAAAGACGAGCAAGTAGCGCCAGTTGATGGGGAAAAGGAAAATGTAGCAGCTTATGCCAGCAAGGAAAATATAGAGAAAAATATACGGGAAACTACCTTCACTCCGACCAAAACGGGAGAATATACTTTTATGGCACTGAGTGATAACAATGGTCGTATGCGAGGTGAGATTAGGGTGACAATAAATGGGGATGATATAATCAATTACTCCACTATCTGGATGCCAAGAAGGTATTCGGGAAGGAAACAACTGGAAGCAGGAAAAACATATAAAGTTGTGTTTCAAAACACAGGAGCGAAGATTCCTGGGCGCTTGTTCTATAATGAGCCTGATTATAACAAAACTGTTTTTAGTAGTAGAAAAGGAAATGCAATCGATTATTATTTCGTACAGGGCGAAAACCCAGCAGAAGTTATTTCTTTAAATCATGAACTGACGGGAAAAACCCCCATGTTTCCCAAAAGTGCTTACGGTTTTTGGCAATGCCGTGAACGGTATCACGACCAAGAAGAATTATTAGTGAATGCACGTGAGATGAGGGAGCGTAAAATCCCTTTTGATAATATTGTTCAAGATTGGTTTTACTGGCCCAAAGGAACAAAAGGCCCAGAGTGGGACAGGATGAAATATCCAGATCCAAAAGCGATGGTTGATGAATTGAAAGCATTAAACCTGAACCTGATGGTTTCGGTATGGCCTGAGGTGAAGAACGATGGGATAGAGGAGAGGTATGGTCTTGACAAAATTGAGAGCAGCAACTATATAGATATTTACGACCCAGAAATCAGAGAGGGTTTTTATCAAGCATTGAGCGATTCGATGTTCCAGTTTGGGGTGAACTCTATTTGGCTAGATGGTACTGAGCCCGAAGGGGTTAAAGACACTAAAGTAAATACAGCAGTGGGGCTTTATGAAGAGGTTCAAAATCCTTATTCGCTAGAAGTTACCAGAGCAGTGTACGAGGGGCGAAGGAAAGAATTTCCTAACGAACGTGTTTTTAACCTGACTCGCTCTGCATATTCTGGGCAGCAGCGTTATGGAGCTACTTCTTGGTCTGGAGATGTAGAGGCTTCTTGGGAGCAATTTTCAGAACAGATTGCCGCAGGCCTGAACTTCACCATGGCAGGCGTTCCGTATTGGTCGCACGATATTGGTGGTTTTTTTAGAGATTCAAAGTCGATTAATCCAGAGTTTGATAGTCAATATACCAATCTTGAATATATTGAACTGCTTACACGTTGGTTCCAGTTCGGAACATTCAGCCCCATTTTCCGAATCCATGGTTATGTTTCCGAAACAGAAATATGGCGCTACGGACAAGAATTTGAAGACATGGCCCGCAAGTTTATTGATGTCCGTTATCAGCTGATGCCCTACATCTATTCCGAGGCTTGGAAAATTCACAAAGATGGGCATGTGCTGATGAGCCCATTGGCGTATTATTATCCGAACGATAAAAATACCTGGGGAATTAAAGATCAGCTATTTTTTGGAGAGTCGATAATGGTAGGGTTTGTAACAGACTACAAGCAGAGGAATAAAGACATTTATCTGCCTGAAGGCAAATGGTTCAACTTCTGGACGAATGAACAAACCTTAGGAGGCAAGACGATCACGGTTGCAGCCCCTTTTGATGAAACGCCCATTTTCATAAAGGCGGGGTCAATCATCCCAATGGGACCTAAAGTACAATTTGCCACCCAGCAATTTGACGATCCTTTGCAACTGCACGTGTATTCGGGGGCTGATGGAAGCTATGAACTTTACACCGATGAGGGAGAGAGCTATGCCTACGAAAACGGTGTGTACAGCATCATCCCAATGAAATATGTTGAGGCAGAGAAAAAGTTGATTCTTGAAGAGGCAATTGGCGAATATCTCGATTACCAATCAGTTCCTCAGGAGTTTACCCTCTTTTTTGATGGAGAGAAATTGGAGACAGGGGTAAGCTACAAGGGAGCAAAAATAGAAGTAGAATTGGCTGGGAAGTAA
- a CDS encoding chitobiase/beta-hexosaminidase C-terminal domain-containing protein: protein MRYKMLFVLLLASKLLIGKELFVSPIGDDKGEGTKESPFASFSRALSETKAYAGREAVTVWFSEGEYYLGQTIEIGSEYSGTPENPVVFSALPGAKVTIKGSRRLGYLKWSEFKNGVFVAELPSGLDFDQLFINGERQIRARFPNYDYQNPLRGGKGYLQVKGGTNHRYDTWFSFDPNTFTKKEWKQPETGIVHAFQSHNWGNMQYRIKTVNRKENKVYLGEGGWQLQRKHGIGGEGKKTSWYFVENIFEELDVAGEWFLDKETRQLYYYPEAGVKLADAKVEVTVLKDLIQLKGTKDSPVAHIQLKGFRFTQSAFTFMDSYEPVARGDWAIHRGGAVYLEGAENCLVENCSFEYVGGNGVFMSAYNRGNKVTGCRFVHTGESAVCFVGLPSAVRFYQTWDDSQIHGKDWEEMRENMDLTPGPKTPDYPKNCVAENSIMHDFGDVGKQVAGVYISMSHKITVSHNTIYNCPRAGICINDGTWGGHIIEYCDIWETVRETGEHGPFNSWGRERQWKGSRGTDDHFLKELTKLDAIDNVIIRNNRIANYRKSISAGNWTIDLDDGSSYFEIYNNLNLGSTIKLRDGMARKVFNNITVSAVPLGWHVWPKESQDEIYQNIFVISGAVPGNEEATAQFIRPIRLPTETKWSTNYDRNLYWNINFPNTPEIVKGKSLPEWQAEGYDQHSVVADPLFVDPVNGNYQVKENSPALKLGFKNFSMDEFGHQMTRITPFGGEFSEPKILTITSDVRAGNGAKIYFTLDGSEPSVHSLEYTGKVKLAHSATVKARTFDANGVPVGFTAKADFKRVEEVVHPSWLSTLLAGEYQQKRGKASTGALEMEIQGALLVNIADDPDLIDATGGYDFGCYIKLLVPEKSKMWLDAELVSDWVIQQVNGNKVRDISDLQHYLKKYQGETVIITAVRDYNSRKFEINFP, encoded by the coding sequence ATGAGATATAAAATGCTTTTTGTACTGTTGCTAGCGAGTAAGCTGCTTATTGGGAAAGAGCTATTCGTTTCGCCTATTGGGGATGACAAAGGAGAGGGTACAAAAGAAAGCCCTTTTGCTTCTTTTTCAAGAGCGCTGAGCGAAACAAAGGCGTATGCTGGAAGAGAAGCCGTTACTGTTTGGTTTAGCGAAGGCGAGTATTACCTCGGCCAAACCATTGAGATAGGAAGTGAGTATTCAGGAACACCTGAAAACCCCGTTGTATTTTCCGCTTTACCGGGGGCAAAGGTAACTATAAAAGGGTCTAGGCGGTTGGGGTACTTGAAGTGGAGTGAATTCAAAAATGGGGTTTTTGTAGCCGAATTGCCTTCAGGGCTTGATTTTGATCAATTGTTTATCAATGGGGAACGGCAAATAAGGGCACGTTTTCCAAACTATGATTACCAAAACCCACTTCGAGGAGGCAAGGGATACCTTCAAGTAAAAGGCGGGACAAACCATCGGTACGATACATGGTTTTCATTCGATCCGAATACTTTCACGAAAAAGGAATGGAAACAACCGGAAACGGGAATAGTACACGCATTTCAGAGCCACAACTGGGGCAATATGCAGTACCGAATTAAGACGGTCAACCGCAAAGAAAATAAGGTGTATTTGGGCGAAGGGGGGTGGCAGTTACAGAGAAAACATGGAATTGGGGGGGAAGGAAAAAAGACATCCTGGTATTTTGTCGAAAATATATTTGAGGAGTTAGATGTGGCAGGAGAGTGGTTTTTGGATAAGGAAACTAGGCAGCTTTATTATTATCCAGAAGCGGGAGTGAAGTTGGCTGATGCTAAGGTGGAAGTTACCGTGTTAAAAGATTTGATTCAGCTGAAAGGGACAAAAGATTCGCCGGTAGCACATATTCAATTGAAAGGCTTTCGTTTCACGCAATCAGCGTTCACTTTTATGGATAGCTACGAGCCTGTTGCCCGTGGAGATTGGGCAATTCATAGAGGCGGGGCTGTATATTTGGAGGGCGCTGAGAACTGCCTTGTAGAAAATTGCAGTTTTGAGTATGTTGGAGGCAATGGCGTGTTCATGAGTGCCTATAACCGAGGCAACAAAGTGACAGGTTGCCGGTTTGTACATACTGGTGAAAGTGCTGTTTGTTTTGTCGGGTTGCCTTCGGCCGTTCGTTTTTACCAAACTTGGGACGATAGCCAAATACATGGCAAAGATTGGGAGGAGATGCGTGAGAACATGGATTTGACTCCAGGTCCTAAAACCCCCGATTACCCGAAAAACTGCGTGGCAGAAAATTCGATAATGCACGATTTTGGAGATGTCGGTAAGCAAGTGGCAGGAGTGTATATTTCCATGAGCCATAAAATAACAGTATCTCACAATACTATTTATAATTGTCCGCGCGCCGGCATTTGTATCAATGACGGAACTTGGGGCGGGCACATTATCGAGTATTGTGATATTTGGGAAACGGTAAGAGAAACTGGCGAACATGGTCCTTTTAATTCTTGGGGACGGGAGCGCCAATGGAAGGGATCGAGGGGTACGGATGACCATTTTCTAAAAGAATTGACAAAGCTGGATGCCATTGATAATGTCATTATACGAAATAACCGCATAGCGAACTACCGCAAATCTATCAGCGCAGGCAACTGGACGATCGATTTGGACGATGGCTCAAGTTATTTTGAAATATACAACAACCTAAACCTCGGTTCAACCATCAAATTGAGGGATGGAATGGCTCGTAAGGTCTTTAATAACATCACCGTAAGTGCAGTTCCGTTGGGTTGGCATGTGTGGCCAAAAGAGTCGCAGGACGAAATTTACCAAAACATATTTGTGATTTCGGGAGCTGTGCCCGGAAATGAGGAAGCAACGGCTCAGTTTATCCGACCAATTCGCTTGCCTACAGAAACCAAATGGAGTACCAATTACGATCGTAACTTGTATTGGAATATAAATTTCCCAAATACCCCTGAGATAGTCAAGGGTAAATCGCTGCCCGAATGGCAAGCCGAAGGCTACGACCAGCACTCTGTTGTAGCCGATCCGCTCTTTGTGGATCCCGTCAATGGAAATTATCAGGTAAAGGAAAATTCACCTGCATTGAAACTAGGTTTTAAAAACTTTTCAATGGATGAGTTTGGACACCAGATGACTCGTATAACTCCTTTTGGGGGCGAATTTTCAGAGCCAAAAATATTGACGATAACATCCGATGTACGGGCTGGAAATGGTGCTAAAATTTACTTCACACTTGATGGGTCCGAACCAAGTGTCCATTCTTTAGAATATACTGGTAAGGTGAAACTAGCTCATTCTGCAACGGTAAAAGCCCGAACTTTTGATGCAAATGGAGTTCCTGTAGGCTTTACCGCCAAAGCTGATTTTAAGAGAGTAGAAGAGGTTGTTCACCCGAGCTGGCTCAGCACACTGCTTGCGGGGGAATATCAGCAAAAAAGAGGAAAAGCTTCTACTGGTGCATTAGAAATGGAAATTCAAGGTGCTTTGCTGGTCAATATTGCCGATGATCCTGATCTGATAGACGCTACGGGAGGGTATGACTTTGGTTGTTATATCAAATTGCTCGTTCCTGAAAAGTCAAAAATGTGGCTAGATGCTGAACTGGTGAGTGATTGGGTTATTCAGCAAGTCAATGGAAACAAGGTTCGAGATATATCAGACCTTCAGCATTACCTTAAAAAGTATCAGGGGGAAACGGTAATCATCACTGCGGTGAGGGATTACAACTCAAGAAAGTTTGAAATCAACTTTCCATAG